In Sphingomonas panacisoli, one genomic interval encodes:
- a CDS encoding packaged DNA stabilization protein: MPQIPLLSGIRTSQRADFVQTYPVNLDPVSLDQGISKGYLRSTAGATTFGTGPGIGRGGIVFNDALHRVMGTKLVKIDGSGNGNVTVLGDVGGSGQCSFALGFGRLAIRSSTNYWYWDGATLVQVTDPDLGQCIDLAWLNGQYFSTDGTYVIATDINDPTSVNPVRYGSAESDPDKVTGLLPLRGEMYVFGKSSIEVQNYVGGSNFPLQSNPGATIPIGCVGPLAKILFAESFAFVGAARNDGLAVWIASGGGATKISTRSIDDLLAAEVNPAGIQLERRVSRDEQKLIVHLSDRSVAFYRNATEKSGVPVWQELRSGRQMDKPYRLRNAVYVDGQWICEDLESNKLGLLDEATGEQFGEAVGWSFQTEFAYNQANGFIVHGLELVGLPGRGQTGDASAFMSYSKDGQVWSQERAVSLGQPNQRQKRVQWRPHSRMGNYAGFRFRGDSSALAGWAALEATVEPLAV, translated from the coding sequence ATGCCCCAAATCCCGCTCCTGTCCGGCATTCGTACAAGCCAGCGGGCGGATTTCGTTCAGACCTACCCGGTGAACCTCGATCCGGTCTCGCTCGATCAGGGCATCTCCAAGGGCTATCTCCGCTCCACTGCCGGCGCGACGACGTTCGGCACTGGCCCCGGCATCGGACGTGGCGGCATCGTGTTCAACGACGCCCTGCACCGCGTCATGGGAACGAAGCTGGTCAAGATCGACGGCAGCGGCAACGGCAACGTGACGGTGCTGGGCGATGTCGGCGGCAGTGGGCAATGTTCATTCGCGCTAGGGTTCGGCCGGCTCGCGATACGCTCCAGCACGAATTATTGGTATTGGGACGGCGCGACGCTCGTTCAGGTCACCGACCCCGACCTCGGTCAATGCATCGATCTGGCGTGGCTCAACGGGCAGTATTTCTCGACTGACGGCACGTACGTCATCGCGACCGACATCAACGATCCGACAAGCGTCAATCCGGTCCGCTACGGCTCGGCGGAGAGCGACCCCGACAAGGTGACGGGCCTACTCCCCCTGCGCGGGGAAATGTACGTGTTCGGCAAGTCCTCGATCGAGGTGCAGAATTACGTCGGCGGGTCGAATTTCCCGCTCCAGTCCAACCCCGGCGCGACTATCCCCATCGGCTGCGTCGGCCCGCTCGCCAAGATACTGTTCGCCGAGAGCTTTGCTTTTGTCGGCGCGGCGCGCAACGACGGGTTGGCGGTGTGGATCGCCTCGGGCGGCGGGGCAACCAAGATCAGCACGCGCTCGATCGACGATCTCTTGGCGGCTGAGGTCAACCCGGCCGGCATTCAACTGGAGCGTCGCGTTTCCAGAGACGAGCAAAAGCTGATCGTGCATCTCTCCGACCGTTCGGTGGCGTTCTACCGCAATGCCACGGAAAAATCTGGCGTCCCGGTGTGGCAGGAACTTCGGTCGGGCCGTCAAATGGACAAGCCGTATCGGCTTAGAAATGCCGTTTACGTGGACGGCCAGTGGATCTGCGAAGACCTCGAAAGCAACAAGCTCGGCTTACTGGACGAGGCGACAGGCGAGCAGTTCGGCGAGGCTGTCGGGTGGAGCTTCCAGACTGAGTTCGCGTACAATCAGGCAAACGGCTTTATCGTTCATGGTCTGGAATTGGTCGGCCTCCCCGGTCGTGGTCAGACTGGCGATGCTTCCGCGTTCATGTCCTATTCGAAGGACGGGCAAGTCTGGTCGCAGGAACGCGCCGTCAGTCTGGGACAACCCAACCAGCGTCAGAAGCGCGTCCAGTGGCGCCCGCACAGCCGCATGGGCAACTATGCTGGGTTCAGGTTCCGTGGTGATAGCTCGGCGCTTGCGGGATGGGCTGCACTGGAGGCCACGGTCGAGCCGCTGGCGGTATGA
- a CDS encoding PEPxxWA-CTERM sorting domain-containing protein yields MRFAMLVAAIGAACLSVPSWAADYSVKFTATNFRQSYDPSLNVPPPVSPVTFDALLHIDLSGNTDPTTNGLTVNSFNLPYGVEYAYDRASDTLIFGTQIDVDAGGNYYIQPAPSSWFVAIGGALIGSPVAFNFVQMVVQTTPGNPYTYSTTDVTFDIVRLDAPANSPVPEPATWAMMIVGFGAIGGLLRRATSPSYHACLSA; encoded by the coding sequence ATGCGATTCGCGATGCTTGTCGCGGCGATCGGCGCCGCTTGCCTTTCCGTGCCTTCGTGGGCGGCTGACTACAGCGTCAAATTCACCGCCACGAACTTCCGGCAATCCTATGACCCGTCTTTGAATGTCCCGCCGCCGGTAAGCCCGGTGACGTTCGATGCGCTTCTTCACATCGACTTGTCGGGCAATACGGACCCGACGACAAATGGGCTGACCGTGAACTCGTTCAATCTGCCATACGGCGTCGAATATGCCTATGATCGGGCGAGCGACACGCTCATCTTCGGAACGCAAATCGATGTCGATGCTGGCGGTAACTATTACATCCAGCCGGCGCCGTCATCGTGGTTCGTCGCGATAGGCGGGGCGCTGATAGGCTCCCCCGTCGCCTTCAATTTCGTCCAGATGGTCGTCCAGACTACGCCGGGTAATCCTTACACCTATTCAACGACCGATGTGACGTTCGACATCGTACGGCTCGACGCACCAGCTAATTCGCCAGTTCCCGAACCCGCGACGTGGGCCATGATGATCGTCGGGTTTGGCGCGATCGGGGGATTGCTCCGCCGCGCTACATCCCCTTCATATCATGCGTGCTTGTCCGCGTAG
- a CDS encoding DUF1996 domain-containing protein, producing MMFKKLILLASLMLAVPAWGQTLTPQPDVGTYIDTPATYETDGSTPNRVGDGSNDKGGTAPAFTTFPEVSDPTDRSLAQWSTDGWVVNDSSVCLTNTTTCPEKKFRIRINSAKILYDDPIRFYGQPGVSHCHEFFGNIRVNAFSTPLSLRYAPASTAAGGIAWSTGYWEPCWVKTISAKKYAMPAVGNAVYYTRNGTSPMKDDLQPLHQKLRFIFGTNSDDPMDCKFKNELDVANGGAGTTCTVRAGRYSYLGNGFLGYQCSNYAGNVIRALKTGLTAAPGFTLADGSDPWEGRCVDGDTIYAEAHAPLCWDGKNISSPGGYWHLRQEVQDNYVGGTTCPKGWYKIPDLQIKSAHQTRGFADYSTWKLDSDAMFAAKCTALGQTCPTTIPGWSFHADWMNGIALNIRNQVLSFCLGIGSNVPHQCDVATGGATISASTALTSGNAPDGSRMPQVQSPTIDSNNAANLKLVETTRTSTHDMKGM from the coding sequence ATGATGTTCAAGAAGCTAATTCTGCTCGCTTCCCTGATGCTGGCTGTCCCGGCTTGGGGGCAAACCCTCACGCCGCAACCGGACGTCGGGACGTATATCGACACGCCTGCGACCTACGAAACGGACGGCTCGACCCCTAACCGCGTTGGTGACGGCAGTAACGACAAGGGCGGGACGGCCCCGGCTTTCACCACTTTCCCGGAAGTGTCCGACCCCACCGACCGTTCGTTGGCGCAATGGTCAACGGACGGCTGGGTGGTGAACGACAGTTCGGTCTGCCTGACCAATACGACGACCTGTCCCGAGAAAAAATTTCGCATCCGGATCAACTCAGCGAAAATCCTCTACGACGATCCGATCCGCTTCTATGGGCAACCCGGCGTCAGTCATTGCCACGAGTTCTTCGGCAATATTCGGGTAAATGCGTTCTCGACACCGCTAAGCCTACGGTACGCCCCGGCATCCACGGCAGCGGGCGGCATCGCGTGGTCCACGGGCTATTGGGAGCCGTGCTGGGTCAAGACGATCTCGGCCAAGAAGTACGCAATGCCAGCGGTCGGCAACGCGGTCTATTACACGCGCAACGGCACCAGTCCGATGAAGGACGACCTCCAGCCGCTTCATCAAAAGCTTCGGTTCATCTTCGGCACCAATTCCGACGATCCCATGGACTGCAAGTTCAAGAATGAGCTTGATGTTGCCAACGGTGGAGCCGGCACAACCTGCACTGTTCGTGCGGGGCGCTATAGCTACCTGGGCAACGGGTTCCTCGGCTATCAATGCTCCAACTACGCCGGCAACGTCATTCGTGCCCTCAAGACCGGGCTGACCGCGGCCCCCGGTTTCACGCTTGCGGATGGTTCGGACCCTTGGGAAGGGCGCTGCGTCGATGGGGACACGATATATGCCGAAGCGCACGCTCCACTGTGCTGGGATGGGAAGAACATCAGCTCACCCGGTGGTTACTGGCACCTTCGCCAAGAGGTGCAGGACAACTATGTCGGCGGCACCACCTGCCCCAAGGGCTGGTATAAAATCCCCGATCTACAGATCAAATCCGCACACCAGACGCGCGGTTTTGCCGATTATTCAACATGGAAGCTTGATAGCGACGCGATGTTCGCTGCGAAGTGCACAGCGCTAGGTCAGACCTGCCCCACGACGATCCCAGGCTGGTCGTTTCACGCAGACTGGATGAACGGGATCGCGCTTAATATCCGGAACCAGGTGCTGTCGTTCTGCCTCGGGATCGGAAGCAACGTCCCTCATCAGTGCGACGTTGCGACCGGTGGCGCTACAATTTCTGCCAGCACCGCGCTTACGTCAGGCAATGCACCTGACGGGTCGCGTATGCCTCAAGTGCAGAGCCCGACGATCGACAGCAACAATGCTGCCAACCTGAAATTGGTCGAGACTACGCGGACAAGCACGCATGATATGAAGGGGATGTAG